One window of Kryptolebias marmoratus isolate JLee-2015 linkage group LG3, ASM164957v2, whole genome shotgun sequence genomic DNA carries:
- the LOC108239911 gene encoding zinc finger protein 37 isoform X2, protein MAASQTAGIKKEYPCLWLTTPFALKVSDKNRKSLVGQRALNKDLDQARNKTRVNIGAAFPRWRELREQKGFRNDAQLATFLLDCYHASCLPLNFSPPQQLRDDDSGKECLSVHEDEERLSPMEIVVNIDESDVSLDSDIDQADDGTSTPAENTADFSEEEETADEDCCKDDSDDEDYTPSYRAVKTKKSLKAAQKSSKKNAANTKPSRRPSETDEIQAQRNIPHQLGNQEKDVAEHLHQDEDDSSTPTKTPPNKAGAELNTTEEEKPETQEKKRNSVLSGQAKKTFVCSNCGKVFPRQNSLKRHLLIHSGERPFKCIICGKGFFQNKRLKTHMNVHKGDRLPIRRRARVPMVIPPEFLKMPKEKVEYRCSVCGKKFPHAYGLDRHTLTHTGEKPYCCSICGRGFNQKGNLKTHYKVHLELTENLKSLSGEPRVQLSTCCLECGKDCGSQSALQAHHITTHSETVPESEEQTTSQFFFCRRCRIQFDDRDKMEEHMKTHIKEKPYSCPDCGKRFINESYIQIHQRIHTGEKPFLCSQCGKGFLTASSLKLHETQHSGERPFACSICGKAFQANSYLNAHYRTHIKSRPFICNVCGKSYSRAEELRDHNRHHTGERPFKCGKCGKSFIYRQGLRQHQRSHAGRRVTTRQLGRPKQQAKLDV, encoded by the exons ATGGCCGCAAGCCAAACAGCAGGAATAAAGAAAGAATATCCCTGTCTTTGGTTGACCACACCATTCGCGTTAAAAGTGTCcgataaaaacaggaaatcccTCGTCGGTCAGCGAGCTCTAAATAAAGACTTGGACCAAGCTCGAAATAAAACCAGAGTGAACATCGGAGCAGCTTTCCCGAGATGGAGAGAGCTACGGGAACAGAAAGGATTCAGAAATGATGCACAGTTAGCCACATTTCTACTGGACTG ttatcaTGCAAGTTGTTTGCCTCTAAATTTCTCACCACCCCAACAACTAAG AGACGATGATTCTGGGAAGGAGTGTCTGAGTGTTCATGAAGACGAGGAAAG attGTCACCAATGGAGATTGTTGTAAACATCGATGAGAGCGACGTCAGTCTTGACTCGGA TATTGATCAGGCAGATGATGGAACGTCTACTCCAGCGGAGAATACAGCAGATTTttcggaggaagaggagacggCGGACGAAGACTGTTGCAAAGACGACAGTGACGATGAAGACTACACGCCTTCTTA TCGTGCCGTTAAAACCAAGAAGAGCCTGAAAGCTGCTcagaaaagcagtaaaaagaACGCCGCGAACACGAAGCCGAGCAGACGACCGTCAGAGACGGACGAGATTCAAGCTCAGA GAAACATTCCTCATCAGCTTGGGAATCAAGAAAAAGATGTGGCTGAGCATCTTCACCAG GATGAGGATGACAGCTCAACACCAACAAAAACGCCCCCAAACAAAGCAGGGGCAGAGCTGAATaccactgaagaagaaaaacctgaaacgCAGGAGAAAAAACGCAACTCAGTTCTCAGCG GACAAGCAAAGAAGACCTTTGTCTGTTCAAACTGTGGAAAAGTTTTCCCTCGCCAAAACTCTCTGAAGCGACATCTTTTAATTCATTCAGGGGAAAGACCCTTCAAATGCATCATATGTGGAAAAGGATTCTTCCAGAATAAAAGACTTAAAACTCACATGAATGTTCACAAAG GAGATAGGCTTCCTATCAGAAGGAGGGCCCGTGTACCAATGGTAATACCTCCTGAGTTCCTAAAAATGCCCAAAGAGAAGGTTGAGTACCGCTGCTCGGTTTGTGGCAAAAAATTTCCTCACGCCTATGGATTAGATCGACACACGCTGACCCACACGGGGGagaaaccatactgctgctccaTCTGTGGTCGGGGTTTTAACCAGAAGGGAAATCTGAAAACGCACTACAAAGTCCACCTTG AACTCACCGAGAACCTGAAGTCTCTGTCAGGAGAACCCAGGGTCCAGTTGTCCACCTGCTGCCTGGAATGTGGGAAGGACTGTGGGAGTCAGTCGGCTTTACAAGCGCACCACATCACTACGCACAGCGAGACGGTCCCTGAATCAGAGGAGCAAACCACGTCGCAGTTCTTCTTCTGCCGCCGATGCAGGATTCAGTTTGATGATAGGGACAAAATGGAAGAACACATGAAAACCCACATCAAGGAGAAGCCCTATTCGTGTCCGGACTGCGGCAAGAGGTTCATCAACGAGAGTTACATACAAATTCATCAGCGCATCCATACGGGGGAGAAACCATTCCTCTGCTCCCAGTGCGGCAAAGGTTTCCTCACGGCTTCCTCTCTCAAACTCCACGAGACGCAGCACTCTGGGGAGAGGCCGTTCGCGTGCTCGATTTGCGGCAAGGCATTTCAGGCTAACTCCTACCTGAACGCGCATTACCGAACCCACATTAAATCCAGGCCTTTCATTTGTAATGTCTGCGGGAAAAGCTACTCCAGAGCCGAGGAGCTGAGAGACCACAACAGGCATCACACTGGAGAGAGACCCTTTAAGTGTGGAAAATGTGGAAAGAGCTTCATTTACCGCCAGGGGCTGCGGCAGCATCAGCGCTCGCATGCTGGAAGACGTGTCACGACCAGGCAGCTCGGCAGACCCAAACAACAGGCCAAGCTGGACGTTTAA
- the LOC108239911 gene encoding zinc finger protein 2 homolog isoform X3: protein MEIVVNIDESDVSLDSDIDQADDGTSTPAENTADFSEEEETADEDCCKDDSDDEDYTPSYRAVKTKKSLKAAQKSSKKNAANTKPSRRPSETDEIQAQRNIPHQLGNQEKDVAEHLHQDEDDSSTPTKTPPNKAGAELNTTEEEKPETQEKKRNSVLSGQAKKTFVCSNCGKVFPRQNSLKRHLLIHSGERPFKCIICGKGFFQNKRLKTHMNVHKGDRLPIRRRARVPMVIPPEFLKMPKEKVEYRCSVCGKKFPHAYGLDRHTLTHTGEKPYCCSICGRGFNQKGNLKTHYKVHLGQKGIVDFNEVNFTVSELTENLKSLSGEPRVQLSTCCLECGKDCGSQSALQAHHITTHSETVPESEEQTTSQFFFCRRCRIQFDDRDKMEEHMKTHIKEKPYSCPDCGKRFINESYIQIHQRIHTGEKPFLCSQCGKGFLTASSLKLHETQHSGERPFACSICGKAFQANSYLNAHYRTHIKSRPFICNVCGKSYSRAEELRDHNRHHTGERPFKCGKCGKSFIYRQGLRQHQRSHAGRRVTTRQLGRPKQQAKLDV from the exons ATGGAGATTGTTGTAAACATCGATGAGAGCGACGTCAGTCTTGACTCGGA TATTGATCAGGCAGATGATGGAACGTCTACTCCAGCGGAGAATACAGCAGATTTttcggaggaagaggagacggCGGACGAAGACTGTTGCAAAGACGACAGTGACGATGAAGACTACACGCCTTCTTA TCGTGCCGTTAAAACCAAGAAGAGCCTGAAAGCTGCTcagaaaagcagtaaaaagaACGCCGCGAACACGAAGCCGAGCAGACGACCGTCAGAGACGGACGAGATTCAAGCTCAGA GAAACATTCCTCATCAGCTTGGGAATCAAGAAAAAGATGTGGCTGAGCATCTTCACCAG GATGAGGATGACAGCTCAACACCAACAAAAACGCCCCCAAACAAAGCAGGGGCAGAGCTGAATaccactgaagaagaaaaacctgaaacgCAGGAGAAAAAACGCAACTCAGTTCTCAGCG GACAAGCAAAGAAGACCTTTGTCTGTTCAAACTGTGGAAAAGTTTTCCCTCGCCAAAACTCTCTGAAGCGACATCTTTTAATTCATTCAGGGGAAAGACCCTTCAAATGCATCATATGTGGAAAAGGATTCTTCCAGAATAAAAGACTTAAAACTCACATGAATGTTCACAAAG GAGATAGGCTTCCTATCAGAAGGAGGGCCCGTGTACCAATGGTAATACCTCCTGAGTTCCTAAAAATGCCCAAAGAGAAGGTTGAGTACCGCTGCTCGGTTTGTGGCAAAAAATTTCCTCACGCCTATGGATTAGATCGACACACGCTGACCCACACGGGGGagaaaccatactgctgctccaTCTGTGGTCGGGGTTTTAACCAGAAGGGAAATCTGAAAACGCACTACAAAGTCCACCTTG gTCAAAAGGGTATTGTTGACTTTAATGAGGTGAATTTCACTGTGTCAGAACTCACCGAGAACCTGAAGTCTCTGTCAGGAGAACCCAGGGTCCAGTTGTCCACCTGCTGCCTGGAATGTGGGAAGGACTGTGGGAGTCAGTCGGCTTTACAAGCGCACCACATCACTACGCACAGCGAGACGGTCCCTGAATCAGAGGAGCAAACCACGTCGCAGTTCTTCTTCTGCCGCCGATGCAGGATTCAGTTTGATGATAGGGACAAAATGGAAGAACACATGAAAACCCACATCAAGGAGAAGCCCTATTCGTGTCCGGACTGCGGCAAGAGGTTCATCAACGAGAGTTACATACAAATTCATCAGCGCATCCATACGGGGGAGAAACCATTCCTCTGCTCCCAGTGCGGCAAAGGTTTCCTCACGGCTTCCTCTCTCAAACTCCACGAGACGCAGCACTCTGGGGAGAGGCCGTTCGCGTGCTCGATTTGCGGCAAGGCATTTCAGGCTAACTCCTACCTGAACGCGCATTACCGAACCCACATTAAATCCAGGCCTTTCATTTGTAATGTCTGCGGGAAAAGCTACTCCAGAGCCGAGGAGCTGAGAGACCACAACAGGCATCACACTGGAGAGAGACCCTTTAAGTGTGGAAAATGTGGAAAGAGCTTCATTTACCGCCAGGGGCTGCGGCAGCATCAGCGCTCGCATGCTGGAAGACGTGTCACGACCAGGCAGCTCGGCAGACCCAAACAACAGGCCAAGCTGGACGTTTAA
- the LOC108239911 gene encoding zinc finger protein 260 isoform X1 produces MAASQTAGIKKEYPCLWLTTPFALKVSDKNRKSLVGQRALNKDLDQARNKTRVNIGAAFPRWRELREQKGFRNDAQLATFLLDCYHASCLPLNFSPPQQLRDDDSGKECLSVHEDEERLSPMEIVVNIDESDVSLDSDIDQADDGTSTPAENTADFSEEEETADEDCCKDDSDDEDYTPSYRAVKTKKSLKAAQKSSKKNAANTKPSRRPSETDEIQAQRNIPHQLGNQEKDVAEHLHQDEDDSSTPTKTPPNKAGAELNTTEEEKPETQEKKRNSVLSGQAKKTFVCSNCGKVFPRQNSLKRHLLIHSGERPFKCIICGKGFFQNKRLKTHMNVHKGDRLPIRRRARVPMVIPPEFLKMPKEKVEYRCSVCGKKFPHAYGLDRHTLTHTGEKPYCCSICGRGFNQKGNLKTHYKVHLGQKGIVDFNEVNFTVSELTENLKSLSGEPRVQLSTCCLECGKDCGSQSALQAHHITTHSETVPESEEQTTSQFFFCRRCRIQFDDRDKMEEHMKTHIKEKPYSCPDCGKRFINESYIQIHQRIHTGEKPFLCSQCGKGFLTASSLKLHETQHSGERPFACSICGKAFQANSYLNAHYRTHIKSRPFICNVCGKSYSRAEELRDHNRHHTGERPFKCGKCGKSFIYRQGLRQHQRSHAGRRVTTRQLGRPKQQAKLDV; encoded by the exons ATGGCCGCAAGCCAAACAGCAGGAATAAAGAAAGAATATCCCTGTCTTTGGTTGACCACACCATTCGCGTTAAAAGTGTCcgataaaaacaggaaatcccTCGTCGGTCAGCGAGCTCTAAATAAAGACTTGGACCAAGCTCGAAATAAAACCAGAGTGAACATCGGAGCAGCTTTCCCGAGATGGAGAGAGCTACGGGAACAGAAAGGATTCAGAAATGATGCACAGTTAGCCACATTTCTACTGGACTG ttatcaTGCAAGTTGTTTGCCTCTAAATTTCTCACCACCCCAACAACTAAG AGACGATGATTCTGGGAAGGAGTGTCTGAGTGTTCATGAAGACGAGGAAAG attGTCACCAATGGAGATTGTTGTAAACATCGATGAGAGCGACGTCAGTCTTGACTCGGA TATTGATCAGGCAGATGATGGAACGTCTACTCCAGCGGAGAATACAGCAGATTTttcggaggaagaggagacggCGGACGAAGACTGTTGCAAAGACGACAGTGACGATGAAGACTACACGCCTTCTTA TCGTGCCGTTAAAACCAAGAAGAGCCTGAAAGCTGCTcagaaaagcagtaaaaagaACGCCGCGAACACGAAGCCGAGCAGACGACCGTCAGAGACGGACGAGATTCAAGCTCAGA GAAACATTCCTCATCAGCTTGGGAATCAAGAAAAAGATGTGGCTGAGCATCTTCACCAG GATGAGGATGACAGCTCAACACCAACAAAAACGCCCCCAAACAAAGCAGGGGCAGAGCTGAATaccactgaagaagaaaaacctgaaacgCAGGAGAAAAAACGCAACTCAGTTCTCAGCG GACAAGCAAAGAAGACCTTTGTCTGTTCAAACTGTGGAAAAGTTTTCCCTCGCCAAAACTCTCTGAAGCGACATCTTTTAATTCATTCAGGGGAAAGACCCTTCAAATGCATCATATGTGGAAAAGGATTCTTCCAGAATAAAAGACTTAAAACTCACATGAATGTTCACAAAG GAGATAGGCTTCCTATCAGAAGGAGGGCCCGTGTACCAATGGTAATACCTCCTGAGTTCCTAAAAATGCCCAAAGAGAAGGTTGAGTACCGCTGCTCGGTTTGTGGCAAAAAATTTCCTCACGCCTATGGATTAGATCGACACACGCTGACCCACACGGGGGagaaaccatactgctgctccaTCTGTGGTCGGGGTTTTAACCAGAAGGGAAATCTGAAAACGCACTACAAAGTCCACCTTG gTCAAAAGGGTATTGTTGACTTTAATGAGGTGAATTTCACTGTGTCAGAACTCACCGAGAACCTGAAGTCTCTGTCAGGAGAACCCAGGGTCCAGTTGTCCACCTGCTGCCTGGAATGTGGGAAGGACTGTGGGAGTCAGTCGGCTTTACAAGCGCACCACATCACTACGCACAGCGAGACGGTCCCTGAATCAGAGGAGCAAACCACGTCGCAGTTCTTCTTCTGCCGCCGATGCAGGATTCAGTTTGATGATAGGGACAAAATGGAAGAACACATGAAAACCCACATCAAGGAGAAGCCCTATTCGTGTCCGGACTGCGGCAAGAGGTTCATCAACGAGAGTTACATACAAATTCATCAGCGCATCCATACGGGGGAGAAACCATTCCTCTGCTCCCAGTGCGGCAAAGGTTTCCTCACGGCTTCCTCTCTCAAACTCCACGAGACGCAGCACTCTGGGGAGAGGCCGTTCGCGTGCTCGATTTGCGGCAAGGCATTTCAGGCTAACTCCTACCTGAACGCGCATTACCGAACCCACATTAAATCCAGGCCTTTCATTTGTAATGTCTGCGGGAAAAGCTACTCCAGAGCCGAGGAGCTGAGAGACCACAACAGGCATCACACTGGAGAGAGACCCTTTAAGTGTGGAAAATGTGGAAAGAGCTTCATTTACCGCCAGGGGCTGCGGCAGCATCAGCGCTCGCATGCTGGAAGACGTGTCACGACCAGGCAGCTCGGCAGACCCAAACAACAGGCCAAGCTGGACGTTTAA
- the LOC108243696 gene encoding zinc finger protein OZF isoform X2 yields the protein MSNKPKMANESLNGRTLQLTVRLQAGEKEDEEEQDEVIQGFINSDGEVVEWDDRNSSNQGSYCSEIFQPEELQDENQRDTSSSSLIIEVVSEDENEARDEKETVKKTASSSLHSGKRPRREKKAPVESLDDSVTGKGVSANAAKRRGRRQKSETEQLSGEVSEAHRGASRRSLRKRNICTFAEPEEKKSKTTRRVAGRKRPGRKRARVPIEIPPELLKAPKEKIEYRCSVCGKEFPHAYKLERHELIHTGEKPYCCSVCGRGFNQKGNLKTHYKVHLGRKGAVDYDDEGDPTASELSEYLKSLPGESKVRLSIRCLECGKDCESQSALQAHHITKHSETVPESEEQTASKLFFCRRCGIQVNDRKKMEEHMKTHIKEKPYSCPDCGKRFINESYIQIHQRIHTGEKPFLCSQCGKGFHTASSLKLHEMQHSGERPFACSICGKAFQINSYLNAHYQTHIKDRPFICNVCGKGYSRAEELKVHHRLHTGERPYECRDCGKSFIYRQGLRQHQRTHAGRRIGPTRQLGRPKQQAKLDI from the exons ATGTCGAACAAACCGAAGATGGCGAATGAAAGCTTAAACGGCAGAACGCTCCAGCTGACTGTCAGACTACAGGCTGGGGAaaaggaggacgaggaggagcaaGACGAAGTAATCCAAGGCTTCATCAATTCGGATGGAGAAGTGGTTGAGTGGGACGATA GAAACTCTTCTAACCAAGGCTCTTATTGCTCAGAAATTTTCCAGCCTGAGGAG CTGCAAGATGAGAACCAGAGGGACACCAGTAGTTCCTCTCTCATCATAGAAGTCGTGTCTGAGGATGAAAATGAGGCAAGAGATGAGAAGGAGACAGTAAAGAAGACTGCTTCCTCGTCTTTACATTCCG GAAAGAGACCAAGACGAGAGAAAAAGGCTCCGGTTGAGTCTCTGGATGATTCAGTCACAGGGAAAGGTGTTTCTGCTAACGCTG CAAAAAGAAGAGgcagaagacaaaaatctgaaacTGAGCAGCTGTCTGGTGAAGTTTCAGAGGCACATCGGGGAG catcaaGGCGTAGCCTTAGAAAGAGAAATATTTGCACCTTTGCTgaaccagaggaaaaaaaatcaaaaactactCGCCGTGTTGCTG GAAGGAAGCGCCCTGGAAGAAAGAGGGCCCGTGTACCAATAGAAATACCTCCTGAGCTGCTAAAAGCACCCAAAGAGAAGATTGAGTACCGCTGCTCAGTTTGTGGCAAAGAATTCCCTCACGCCTACAAACTGGAGCGACACGAGCTGATCCATACTGGGGagaaaccatactgctgctccgTCTGTGGTCGGGGTTTTAACCAGAAGGGAAATCTGAAAACGCACTACAAAGTCCACCTCG gTCGAAAGGGTGCAGTCGACTATGACGATGAGGGGGATCCCACCGCCTCAGAACTTTCTGAGTACTTGAAGTCTCTGCCGGGAGAATCCAAGGTCCGATTATCCATCCGCTGCCTGGAATGTGGGAAGGACTGTGAGAGTCAGTCAGCTTTACAAGCGCACCACATCACTAAACACAGCGAGACGGTCCCTGAATCAGAGGAGCAAACCGCATCAAAGCTCTTCTTCTGCCGGCGGTGCGGGATTCAGGTtaatgatagaaaaaaaatggaagaacaCATGAAAACCCACATCAAGGAGAAGCCCTATTCGTGTCCAGACTGCGGCAAGAGGTTCATCAACGAGAGTTACATACAAATCCATCAGCGCATCCATACGGGAGAGAAACCGTTCCTCTGCTCCCAGTGCGGCAAAGGTTTCCACACAGCTTCCTCTCTCAAACTCCATGAGATGCAGCACTCTGGGGAGAGGCCGTTCGCGTGTTCGATTTGCGGCAAGGCATTTCAGATTAACTCCTATCTTAACGCACATTACCAGACCCACATTAAGGACAGGCCTTTCATCTGTAATGTCTGTGGAAAAGGCTACTCCAGAGCTGAGGAACTGAAGGTCCACCACAGGCTTCACACTGGAGAGAGACCTTATGAGTGCAGAGATTGTGGAAAGAGCTTCATTTACCGCCAGGGACTGCGACAGCATCAGCGCACGCATGCTGGAAGACGCATCGGGCCGACCAGGCAGCTCGGCAGACCCAAACAACAGGCCAAGCTGGACATTTAA
- the LOC108243696 gene encoding zinc finger protein 184 isoform X1 yields MSNKPKMANESLNGRTLQLTVRLQAGEKEDEEEQDEVIQGFINSDGEVVEWDDRNSSNQGSYCSEIFQPEELQDENQRDTSSSSLIIEVVSEDENEARDEKETVKKTASSSLHSGKRPRREKKAPVESLDDSVTGKGVSANAAKRRGRRQKSETEQLSGEVSEAHRGASRRSLRKRNICTFAEPEEKKSKTTRRVAAKQPYKMKKNAKPLAKAEGENTGVLSGRKRPGRKRARVPIEIPPELLKAPKEKIEYRCSVCGKEFPHAYKLERHELIHTGEKPYCCSVCGRGFNQKGNLKTHYKVHLGRKGAVDYDDEGDPTASELSEYLKSLPGESKVRLSIRCLECGKDCESQSALQAHHITKHSETVPESEEQTASKLFFCRRCGIQVNDRKKMEEHMKTHIKEKPYSCPDCGKRFINESYIQIHQRIHTGEKPFLCSQCGKGFHTASSLKLHEMQHSGERPFACSICGKAFQINSYLNAHYQTHIKDRPFICNVCGKGYSRAEELKVHHRLHTGERPYECRDCGKSFIYRQGLRQHQRTHAGRRIGPTRQLGRPKQQAKLDI; encoded by the exons ATGTCGAACAAACCGAAGATGGCGAATGAAAGCTTAAACGGCAGAACGCTCCAGCTGACTGTCAGACTACAGGCTGGGGAaaaggaggacgaggaggagcaaGACGAAGTAATCCAAGGCTTCATCAATTCGGATGGAGAAGTGGTTGAGTGGGACGATA GAAACTCTTCTAACCAAGGCTCTTATTGCTCAGAAATTTTCCAGCCTGAGGAG CTGCAAGATGAGAACCAGAGGGACACCAGTAGTTCCTCTCTCATCATAGAAGTCGTGTCTGAGGATGAAAATGAGGCAAGAGATGAGAAGGAGACAGTAAAGAAGACTGCTTCCTCGTCTTTACATTCCG GAAAGAGACCAAGACGAGAGAAAAAGGCTCCGGTTGAGTCTCTGGATGATTCAGTCACAGGGAAAGGTGTTTCTGCTAACGCTG CAAAAAGAAGAGgcagaagacaaaaatctgaaacTGAGCAGCTGTCTGGTGAAGTTTCAGAGGCACATCGGGGAG catcaaGGCGTAGCCTTAGAAAGAGAAATATTTGCACCTTTGCTgaaccagaggaaaaaaaatcaaaaactactCGCCGTGTTGCTG caaaGCAACCctataaaatgaagaaaaatgccAAACCGCTTGCTAAAGCAGAAGGAGAAAACACAGGCGTTTTATCTG GAAGGAAGCGCCCTGGAAGAAAGAGGGCCCGTGTACCAATAGAAATACCTCCTGAGCTGCTAAAAGCACCCAAAGAGAAGATTGAGTACCGCTGCTCAGTTTGTGGCAAAGAATTCCCTCACGCCTACAAACTGGAGCGACACGAGCTGATCCATACTGGGGagaaaccatactgctgctccgTCTGTGGTCGGGGTTTTAACCAGAAGGGAAATCTGAAAACGCACTACAAAGTCCACCTCG gTCGAAAGGGTGCAGTCGACTATGACGATGAGGGGGATCCCACCGCCTCAGAACTTTCTGAGTACTTGAAGTCTCTGCCGGGAGAATCCAAGGTCCGATTATCCATCCGCTGCCTGGAATGTGGGAAGGACTGTGAGAGTCAGTCAGCTTTACAAGCGCACCACATCACTAAACACAGCGAGACGGTCCCTGAATCAGAGGAGCAAACCGCATCAAAGCTCTTCTTCTGCCGGCGGTGCGGGATTCAGGTtaatgatagaaaaaaaatggaagaacaCATGAAAACCCACATCAAGGAGAAGCCCTATTCGTGTCCAGACTGCGGCAAGAGGTTCATCAACGAGAGTTACATACAAATCCATCAGCGCATCCATACGGGAGAGAAACCGTTCCTCTGCTCCCAGTGCGGCAAAGGTTTCCACACAGCTTCCTCTCTCAAACTCCATGAGATGCAGCACTCTGGGGAGAGGCCGTTCGCGTGTTCGATTTGCGGCAAGGCATTTCAGATTAACTCCTATCTTAACGCACATTACCAGACCCACATTAAGGACAGGCCTTTCATCTGTAATGTCTGTGGAAAAGGCTACTCCAGAGCTGAGGAACTGAAGGTCCACCACAGGCTTCACACTGGAGAGAGACCTTATGAGTGCAGAGATTGTGGAAAGAGCTTCATTTACCGCCAGGGACTGCGACAGCATCAGCGCACGCATGCTGGAAGACGCATCGGGCCGACCAGGCAGCTCGGCAGACCCAAACAACAGGCCAAGCTGGACATTTAA